In the Leifsonia sp. 466MF genome, one interval contains:
- a CDS encoding glucose-6-phosphate dehydrogenase, translating into MTQSVDTLVILGASGDLTSRLLLPAIGQLLTDQPDRAFALVGSSSDDLDDDAWRKIVTTSFATVDAKGDAVERLLAGTRYVKGDATSADDLKSLLASVDGVPALYFALPPAVTAKACDALGTFDLPKGLTLALEKPFGTDRQSAIRLNAQLAKLVPEDQIHRVDHFLGRSSVLNILGVRFANSILEPLWDGLHIERVDVVYDETLALEGRARYYDGAGALIDMIQSHLLQVMAVLAMEPPSTLGEADLRDAKQLVLRATKVWGGDPVTASRRARYAAGEIDGKTLPAYADESGVDPKRETETLAEVTLQVDTWRWKGVPFTLRSGKALGSRRREMVITFVPAQHVPTGLKGATEPAQLRLMFAPDSMSLDININGTDNPYELERASLTADFGPGALLAYGEVLEGILDGDPSLSVRADTAVECWRIVEPVLTAWHDDRVPLEEYPAGSEGPEDWAPLS; encoded by the coding sequence ATGACGCAGTCCGTGGACACTCTTGTGATTCTCGGAGCATCCGGCGACCTCACGTCACGGCTCCTGCTCCCCGCCATCGGACAGTTGCTCACCGATCAGCCGGATCGCGCGTTCGCCCTGGTGGGTTCGAGCAGTGACGACCTCGACGACGACGCGTGGCGGAAGATCGTCACGACGTCGTTCGCGACGGTCGACGCGAAGGGGGATGCGGTGGAGCGTCTGCTCGCCGGCACCCGCTATGTGAAGGGCGACGCCACGAGCGCGGACGACCTGAAGTCGCTTCTCGCGAGTGTGGACGGCGTCCCGGCGCTGTACTTCGCCCTTCCGCCGGCCGTGACGGCGAAGGCGTGCGACGCGCTCGGCACGTTCGACCTGCCGAAGGGTCTCACGCTGGCCCTCGAGAAGCCGTTCGGCACGGACCGCCAGAGCGCCATCCGCCTGAACGCGCAGCTGGCGAAGCTCGTCCCGGAGGACCAGATCCACCGCGTCGATCATTTCCTGGGGCGTTCCAGCGTGCTCAACATCCTCGGCGTGCGGTTCGCGAACAGCATCCTGGAGCCGCTCTGGGACGGTCTGCACATCGAGCGCGTCGACGTCGTCTACGACGAGACGCTGGCCCTGGAGGGACGCGCGCGTTACTACGACGGCGCCGGCGCCCTCATCGATATGATCCAGAGCCACCTGCTGCAGGTCATGGCGGTGCTGGCCATGGAGCCGCCGTCGACGCTGGGCGAGGCGGACCTGCGCGACGCCAAGCAGCTGGTGCTGCGTGCGACGAAGGTGTGGGGCGGCGACCCGGTGACTGCGAGCAGGCGAGCCCGCTACGCGGCGGGGGAGATCGACGGCAAGACCCTGCCGGCCTACGCCGACGAGAGCGGCGTCGACCCGAAGCGGGAGACGGAGACCCTGGCCGAGGTCACGCTGCAGGTGGACACGTGGCGCTGGAAGGGCGTGCCGTTCACCCTCCGGTCGGGTAAGGCCCTCGGCAGCCGCCGACGCGAGATGGTCATCACCTTCGTGCCGGCCCAGCACGTGCCGACCGGGCTGAAGGGCGCGACCGAGCCGGCCCAGCTGCGGCTGATGTTCGCCCCGGATTCGATGTCCCTGGACATCAACATCAACGGCACCGACAACCCGTACGAGCTGGAGCGTGCCAGTCTGACCGCCGACTTCGGTCCCGGTGCGCTGCTGGCCTACGGCGAGGTGCTGGAGGGCATCCTCGACGGGGACCCGTCGCTGTCGGTGCGCGCGGACACGGCCGTGGAGTGCTGGCGGATCGTGGAGCCGGTGCTGACCGCGTGGCACGACGATCGCGTGCCGCTGGAGGAGTATCCGGCAGGGTCGGAGGGTCCGGAGGACTGGGCGCCGCTGAGTTGA
- a CDS encoding glycoside hydrolase family 15 protein has protein sequence MSLPIEDYALISDCFTGALVGKDGSIDWLCLPRYDSQSMFGALLGTEDHGRWLVAPEDASATSTRQYEKDTMILVTRWRTADGEVEVVDVMPMGDHRADIIRRVRGVSGTVRMRQDLRIRFGYATAIPWVRQDKSERPHALIAVAGPDAIVVRGSELHAANHSHEGSFTVRAGQTVDLVLTWFPSHRDAPPALDVEKALQHTREWWTDWASGCAHDGPYRDEVVRSLLLLRALSHLETGGIVAAATTSLPEAFGGQRNWDYRYVWLRDASLTIGVLLDHGYNDYVDHWRDWLLRAIAGDPGDVQIMYGLAGERDLAERIIDSLPGYQGAHPVRIGNGASTQFQADVIGEVMLGLDRGRRAGNAETRFSWALQRALMGYLEQHWRDPDHGIWEIRDKPQQFTHSRALVWAAFDCAIRGVEEYGLDGPVERWKRERDAIRADIEANGWDPHRGTYVQHYGTTAVDASLLQLAQVGYVDADDPRMLGTVRALEEDLLRDGLLLRYRTESGVDGLPPGEHPFLACSFWLVEQYARSGRVQDATRLMDRLVGLANDVGMLSEEYDVDGRSHAGNTPQALTHLALVRAADAIAEATG, from the coding sequence ATGTCGCTCCCCATCGAGGATTACGCCCTGATCAGTGACTGCTTCACCGGGGCCCTTGTCGGGAAGGACGGAAGCATCGACTGGCTGTGCCTGCCCCGCTACGACTCGCAGTCCATGTTCGGCGCCCTCCTCGGCACCGAGGACCACGGCCGCTGGCTCGTCGCCCCGGAGGACGCCTCGGCAACCAGCACGCGTCAGTACGAGAAGGACACGATGATCCTCGTCACGCGGTGGCGCACCGCGGACGGCGAGGTCGAGGTCGTTGATGTAATGCCGATGGGCGATCACCGCGCCGACATCATCCGCCGCGTCCGCGGTGTCAGCGGCACGGTGCGGATGCGCCAGGACCTGCGCATCCGGTTCGGGTACGCGACGGCCATCCCCTGGGTCCGCCAGGACAAGTCCGAGCGGCCGCACGCCCTCATCGCGGTCGCCGGGCCTGACGCGATCGTCGTGCGCGGTTCCGAGCTGCACGCGGCGAACCACTCGCATGAGGGGTCGTTCACGGTTCGCGCCGGCCAGACCGTCGACCTCGTGCTCACCTGGTTCCCCTCGCATCGCGACGCCCCGCCCGCGCTCGACGTCGAGAAGGCGCTGCAGCACACCCGCGAGTGGTGGACCGACTGGGCAAGCGGCTGTGCGCACGATGGGCCGTACCGCGACGAGGTCGTGCGGTCGCTGCTCCTCCTCCGCGCGCTCTCGCACCTGGAGACCGGCGGCATCGTCGCCGCGGCCACGACATCCCTCCCCGAGGCGTTCGGCGGTCAGCGCAACTGGGACTACCGCTACGTGTGGCTGCGGGACGCCTCGCTCACCATCGGCGTGCTCCTCGATCACGGCTACAACGACTACGTCGACCACTGGCGCGACTGGCTCCTCCGCGCGATCGCCGGCGACCCGGGCGATGTCCAGATCATGTACGGGCTCGCCGGGGAGCGCGACCTCGCCGAGCGGATCATCGACAGCCTGCCCGGATACCAGGGCGCGCATCCCGTGCGGATCGGCAACGGCGCATCCACTCAGTTCCAGGCGGACGTGATCGGCGAGGTGATGCTCGGCCTCGACCGCGGCCGCCGCGCGGGAAACGCCGAGACCCGCTTCTCGTGGGCACTCCAGCGCGCGCTGATGGGCTACCTGGAGCAGCACTGGCGCGACCCGGACCACGGTATCTGGGAGATCCGCGACAAGCCGCAGCAGTTCACGCACTCGCGCGCGCTCGTCTGGGCGGCGTTCGACTGCGCCATCCGCGGCGTCGAGGAGTACGGCCTCGACGGCCCGGTCGAACGCTGGAAGCGCGAGCGCGACGCCATCCGCGCCGACATCGAGGCGAACGGCTGGGATCCGCACCGCGGCACCTATGTGCAGCACTACGGCACGACCGCCGTGGACGCCTCGCTGCTGCAGCTGGCGCAGGTCGGGTATGTCGACGCGGACGACCCGCGGATGCTCGGCACCGTGCGCGCACTCGAGGAGGATCTGCTGCGCGACGGCCTGCTGCTGCGCTACCGCACCGAATCCGGAGTGGATGGGCTGCCGCCCGGGGAGCATCCCTTCCTGGCCTGCTCGTTCTGGCTGGTCGAGCAGTACGCCCGCTCCGGCCGTGTTCAGGACGCGACGCGGCTCATGGACCGGCTGGTCGGTCTGGCGAACGATGTCGGTATGCTCTCCGAGGAATACGACGTCGATGGCCGCTCCCACGCGGGCAACACACCGCAGGCGCTTACCCACCTGGCGCTGGTGCGGGCAGCGGACGCGATCGCGGAGGCAACCGGATGA
- a CDS encoding carbohydrate ABC transporter permease, translated as MSTSVRGSDTARPAAGASPAAGSGRTHRPPLVQRILGTNPLGWLFSAPYLVFVLAIFAFPLCFAVYMSFFDYFFAAPGANVDRPFVGFDNYIQAFTDPQVLQSFVNVGIFLIINVPLTVILSLLLASGLNSIVRFRTFLRVSYYVPYVTASVATIAVWLFLFGQNGLVNQILGPLAPSPSWLSNPALAMPSIAIYVTWKGLGFYILLYLAALQNVPTELYESAATDGAGKIRQFMSVTVPGVRPATVLVLLLATITGANLFTEPYLLTGGGGPEGRSASPVLLIYQQGIQQGHPGYASAIGVILVIGVLIIGWLQNRFVGGRNES; from the coding sequence ATGAGCACCTCCGTCCGCGGTTCTGACACCGCACGGCCGGCGGCGGGCGCCTCGCCCGCCGCCGGGTCGGGGCGCACGCACCGGCCGCCGCTCGTGCAGCGCATCCTGGGCACCAATCCGCTCGGCTGGCTGTTCAGCGCGCCGTACCTCGTCTTCGTGCTCGCGATCTTCGCGTTCCCGCTGTGCTTCGCGGTGTACATGTCGTTCTTCGACTACTTCTTCGCGGCGCCCGGGGCGAACGTGGATCGCCCGTTCGTCGGGTTCGACAACTACATCCAGGCGTTCACCGACCCCCAGGTGCTGCAGTCGTTCGTCAACGTCGGCATCTTCCTGATCATCAATGTGCCGCTCACCGTCATCCTGTCGCTGCTTCTCGCCTCCGGGCTGAACAGCATCGTCCGGTTCCGCACCTTCCTGCGGGTGAGTTACTACGTGCCGTACGTGACAGCGAGTGTGGCGACCATCGCCGTCTGGCTGTTCCTGTTCGGCCAGAACGGACTCGTCAACCAGATCCTCGGTCCGCTGGCGCCGAGCCCGAGCTGGCTCTCGAACCCGGCGCTCGCCATGCCGTCCATCGCGATCTACGTCACGTGGAAGGGTCTCGGCTTCTACATCCTGCTGTACCTCGCGGCGCTGCAGAACGTGCCGACCGAGCTGTACGAGTCGGCCGCCACCGACGGCGCGGGCAAGATCCGGCAGTTCATGTCGGTCACCGTTCCGGGCGTGCGTCCGGCGACCGTGCTGGTCCTGCTGCTCGCGACGATCACCGGCGCGAACCTGTTCACCGAGCCCTACCTGCTCACCGGAGGCGGCGGGCCGGAAGGCCGATCCGCCTCGCCGGTGCTGCTGATCTATCAGCAGGGCATCCAGCAGGGCCACCCGGGATACGCCTCCGCGATCGGGGTCATCCTCGTCATCGGGGTGCTCATCATCGGCTGGCTGCAGAACCGCTTCGTCGGAGGGAGGAACGAGTCATGA
- a CDS encoding carbohydrate ABC transporter permease, which translates to MTTETTPRAVAPARTKRRRDLGTPRRLSRGQAILQGIVLTLGAIAFLFPFYYMLVGSLQTAPDTTIAGAFPNPGNLTLQNYAEINSRINLVTGLVNSGIFTGGVLLGTVVFGVLAGYSLAVLQWRGRGVTFALALLVQTIPFQLLMIPLYVLIARNYGLADNYLGMILPFAINSAAVLIFRQYFLQLPKELFDAARVDGAGEFRLLWRIALPLVRPALVTVLLLTFIGPWNEFLWPFLITKEASLQPLAVSLANYISTVAGSTANPYGAILSGAVVLAAPVVVLFIVFQRYFTSTDLGSSVKG; encoded by the coding sequence ATGACCACGGAGACCACCCCACGTGCCGTCGCACCGGCGCGGACCAAGCGCAGGAGGGACCTGGGCACCCCGCGGCGGCTGAGCCGCGGGCAGGCGATCCTGCAGGGCATCGTGCTGACGCTCGGCGCTATCGCGTTCCTGTTCCCCTTCTACTACATGCTGGTCGGGTCGCTTCAGACGGCCCCCGACACGACGATCGCGGGCGCCTTCCCGAACCCGGGCAACCTGACGCTGCAGAACTACGCCGAGATCAACTCGCGCATCAACCTGGTGACCGGCCTCGTGAACTCGGGGATCTTCACCGGCGGCGTGCTCCTGGGCACGGTCGTGTTCGGCGTGCTGGCCGGGTACTCGCTCGCGGTGCTGCAGTGGCGCGGACGCGGGGTCACCTTCGCCCTCGCACTGCTCGTGCAGACCATCCCGTTCCAGCTGCTGATGATCCCGCTGTACGTGCTCATCGCACGCAATTACGGGCTCGCCGACAACTACCTCGGGATGATCCTGCCGTTCGCGATCAACTCGGCGGCCGTGCTCATCTTCCGGCAGTACTTCCTGCAGCTCCCCAAGGAGCTGTTCGACGCCGCCCGCGTCGACGGGGCCGGCGAGTTCCGTCTGTTGTGGCGGATCGCGCTGCCCCTGGTGCGTCCGGCCCTGGTCACGGTGCTGCTGCTCACCTTCATCGGCCCGTGGAACGAATTCCTCTGGCCGTTCCTGATCACCAAGGAGGCGAGCCTGCAGCCGCTGGCCGTTTCGCTGGCGAACTACATCTCGACGGTCGCGGGGTCCACCGCGAACCCGTACGGCGCGATCCTCTCCGGAGCCGTCGTGCTGGCCGCGCCCGTCGTCGTGCTGTTCATCGTGTTCCAGCGCTACTTCACCTCCACCGACCTGGGTTCGTCCGTCAAGGGCTGA
- a CDS encoding glycoside hydrolase family 130 protein produces the protein MSAFPYRLSRAGVVMTPVAGDPLEAEGVLNPASGHGPDGDLYLLPRLVAEGNVSRVGLARVITEDGVPVAVERQGVVLEPDRPFERGRSNAGVEDPRITFIPSLGLHVMTYVAYGPLGPHTAVAVSDDLRAWRRLGPVSFEYDDELGIDLSLFHNKDTVFFPEPVTAPDGTPSLAVLHRPVWDLGEIRPGEGEHPPAGESRPSIWIAFIPVEAVQRDLRELARWRQNRFLAGPEFPFEELKIGAGPAPRRVPEGWLLIHHGVTGRLESGVAQQKNVNYAAGAMILDGDEPWRVLDRTTEPLLSAETEDERSGIVPNVVFPTAIETVDGRDWVFYGMADSKIGVALLERGETV, from the coding sequence ATGAGCGCGTTCCCGTACCGGCTCTCGCGCGCGGGCGTCGTGATGACCCCTGTCGCGGGCGACCCGCTCGAGGCGGAGGGGGTCCTCAACCCCGCGTCCGGCCACGGCCCCGACGGCGACCTGTACCTGCTGCCGCGCCTGGTCGCCGAGGGCAACGTCTCGCGCGTCGGCCTCGCCCGCGTGATCACGGAGGACGGCGTCCCGGTCGCCGTCGAACGCCAGGGCGTCGTCCTCGAACCGGACCGCCCCTTCGAGCGCGGCCGTTCGAACGCGGGCGTCGAGGACCCGCGCATCACGTTCATCCCGTCGCTCGGGCTGCACGTGATGACGTACGTCGCCTACGGACCGCTCGGCCCGCACACCGCGGTCGCCGTCTCCGACGACCTGCGCGCCTGGCGGCGGCTCGGCCCGGTGTCGTTCGAGTACGACGACGAGCTGGGGATCGACTTGTCGCTCTTCCACAACAAGGACACCGTGTTCTTCCCCGAACCGGTCACCGCGCCGGACGGCACCCCGAGCCTCGCCGTGCTCCACCGGCCGGTGTGGGACCTGGGCGAAATCCGCCCGGGCGAGGGCGAGCATCCCCCCGCGGGCGAGAGTCGGCCCAGCATCTGGATCGCGTTCATCCCCGTCGAGGCTGTGCAGCGCGACCTGCGTGAGCTCGCCCGCTGGCGGCAGAACCGGTTCCTGGCGGGTCCCGAGTTCCCGTTCGAGGAGCTCAAGATCGGTGCGGGCCCGGCGCCGCGACGCGTCCCCGAAGGCTGGCTGCTCATCCACCACGGTGTCACCGGCCGGCTGGAGTCGGGGGTCGCGCAGCAGAAGAACGTCAACTACGCCGCCGGCGCGATGATCCTCGACGGCGACGAGCCGTGGCGGGTGCTCGACCGCACCACCGAACCGCTGCTCTCGGCCGAGACGGAGGACGAGCGCAGCGGCATCGTGCCGAACGTCGTGTTCCCGACGGCCATCGAGACGGTGGACGGCCGCGACTGGGTGTTCTACGGCATGGCGGACTCGAAGATCGGTGTCGCTCTGCTGGAGCGGGGGGAGACCGTCTGA
- a CDS encoding LacI family DNA-binding transcriptional regulator: MSPANVTINDVARAAGVSKSLVSLTLNARPGVASETRERILQTARDLGWTPHPGARGLSTRRAYALGLVLRREPRTIEVDPFFASFIAGVETVLAERGNVLVLTVVPDRAAEERAYERLIADKRVDGFLLTDLLAADERIPLISRLGSYAVSLGEPPGGSPFPVITRDYDSGIDELVRHLVQLGHRRIAHVSGDERMLHGLRRRERFELAAAAAGISPVVVTTDFSPEQGAEATKALLETEDRPTAIVYGNDPMAIAGMGVAHERGLDLPAELSITGLDGSHIGSFVYPSLTTLDNDPAGWGTAAATALLRLVEDGEPGDVALPPARLVVRASTAPPSAG; the protein is encoded by the coding sequence ATGAGTCCGGCCAACGTCACGATCAACGACGTCGCCCGCGCCGCGGGCGTCAGCAAGTCGCTCGTGTCGCTGACCCTGAACGCGCGGCCGGGGGTCGCGAGCGAGACGCGGGAGCGCATCCTGCAGACCGCCCGCGACCTCGGCTGGACACCGCATCCCGGGGCCCGCGGTCTGAGCACCCGGCGCGCCTACGCCCTCGGGCTGGTGCTGCGGCGCGAACCCCGGACGATCGAGGTGGACCCGTTCTTCGCCTCGTTCATCGCCGGAGTGGAGACCGTGCTGGCCGAACGCGGCAACGTGCTCGTGCTGACCGTCGTGCCCGACCGCGCCGCCGAGGAGCGTGCGTATGAGCGGCTCATCGCCGACAAGCGCGTCGACGGGTTCCTGCTCACCGACCTCCTCGCCGCGGACGAGCGCATCCCGCTGATCTCGCGGCTCGGCTCCTATGCCGTGTCGCTCGGCGAACCGCCCGGTGGCAGCCCCTTCCCCGTCATCACCCGCGACTACGACTCCGGCATCGACGAGCTCGTCCGGCACCTCGTTCAGCTCGGGCACCGCCGCATCGCCCACGTCTCGGGCGACGAGCGGATGCTGCACGGGCTCCGCAGGCGTGAGCGCTTCGAGCTCGCCGCGGCGGCGGCCGGGATCTCCCCCGTCGTCGTCACCACAGACTTCTCTCCCGAGCAGGGCGCCGAGGCCACGAAGGCCCTGCTCGAGACAGAGGACCGCCCGACCGCGATCGTCTACGGGAACGACCCCATGGCGATCGCCGGGATGGGCGTCGCACATGAGCGAGGGCTCGACCTCCCGGCCGAGCTCTCCATCACCGGACTGGACGGCTCGCACATCGGGTCGTTCGTCTACCCCTCCCTCACCACCCTCGACAACGACCCGGCCGGCTGGGGAACCGCCGCCGCCACCGCGCTGCTGCGGCTGGTGGAGGACGGCGAACCCGGCGACGTCGCGCTGCCGCCCGCCCGGCTGGTGGTGCGCGCATCCACCGCCCCGCCGTCGGCCGGCTGA
- a CDS encoding ABC transporter substrate-binding protein, translated as MRKRRIAISLITAGIVAGTLAACGSSGGGSTDAMKAHGPITIWYSNNTQEVQWGKAMVSAWNSAHPKEKIKAQEVPAGKSTEEVIGAAITAGTTPCLVFNNLPAATGQWQKQGGLVDLSKFPDGNKYIEARSGDAAAQYKSADGDYYQMPWKQNPVMIFYNKAIFQKAGLDPEKPDLSTYDKFLAAAQKIKSSGAAPYAIYPAPTSEFFQVNFDYLPLLAAQTGGKTFIEDGKATIADQDSLDVANFWKTIYSDGLAGKEQYQGDAFQDGKSAMAIVGPWAIAYYGDKVQWGSVPVPTKDGKSADETYTFPDAKNIGMYTSCKNQGTAWDVLKFATSQEQDGKLLDVSGQMPIRKDLATTYASYFDSHPAYKEFGAQSARTVDDPTGTNTIAQMQALRDAYTKAVVNGSGSVEDVFKAAADKIDKLQAQK; from the coding sequence ATGCGAAAGCGTAGGATCGCCATCTCCCTCATCACCGCCGGCATCGTCGCCGGCACCCTGGCCGCGTGCGGCTCGAGCGGAGGCGGCAGCACGGACGCCATGAAGGCGCACGGCCCGATCACCATCTGGTACTCCAACAACACCCAGGAGGTGCAGTGGGGCAAGGCGATGGTCTCGGCCTGGAACTCCGCGCACCCGAAGGAGAAGATCAAGGCGCAGGAGGTGCCTGCCGGAAAGAGCACCGAGGAGGTCATCGGCGCCGCCATCACTGCGGGAACCACGCCGTGCCTGGTGTTCAACAACCTCCCGGCGGCCACCGGCCAGTGGCAGAAGCAGGGCGGCCTCGTCGACCTGTCGAAGTTCCCGGACGGGAACAAGTACATCGAGGCCCGCAGCGGTGACGCCGCGGCCCAGTACAAGTCGGCCGACGGCGACTACTACCAGATGCCGTGGAAGCAGAACCCCGTCATGATCTTCTACAACAAGGCCATCTTCCAGAAGGCCGGCCTCGACCCCGAGAAGCCCGACCTGTCGACCTACGACAAGTTCCTGGCCGCCGCGCAGAAGATCAAGTCGTCCGGCGCAGCTCCGTACGCGATCTACCCGGCCCCGACGAGCGAGTTCTTCCAGGTGAACTTCGACTACCTGCCGCTGCTCGCCGCCCAGACCGGTGGCAAGACCTTCATCGAGGACGGCAAGGCCACCATCGCCGACCAGGACTCGCTGGATGTCGCCAACTTCTGGAAGACCATCTACAGCGATGGGCTCGCCGGCAAGGAGCAGTACCAGGGCGACGCGTTCCAGGACGGCAAGTCCGCCATGGCCATCGTCGGCCCCTGGGCCATCGCGTACTACGGCGACAAGGTCCAGTGGGGCTCCGTCCCCGTCCCGACCAAGGACGGCAAGTCGGCCGACGAGACCTACACCTTCCCGGACGCGAAGAACATCGGTATGTACACCTCGTGCAAGAACCAGGGAACGGCCTGGGATGTGCTGAAGTTCGCGACCAGCCAGGAGCAGGACGGCAAACTGCTCGACGTCAGCGGCCAGATGCCGATCCGCAAGGACCTCGCCACCACCTACGCGTCGTACTTCGACTCGCACCCCGCGTACAAGGAGTTCGGCGCGCAGAGCGCTCGCACGGTGGACGACCCGACCGGTACGAACACGATCGCGCAGATGCAGGCTCTTCGTGACGCCTACACGAAGGCGGTCGTGAACGGCAGCGGATCGGTGGAGGACGTCTTCAAGGCGGCAGCCGACAAGATCGACAAGCTCCAGGCCCAGAAGTAG
- a CDS encoding DUF2017 family protein translates to MIPFHRRRRDGRVVASFTADEARLLLSLADEAAGLARAAATPDGPQADPALGRLLPDAYPDDPEASAEFRRFTAEGLADRKEHNARLMARTLGEPAGRRTEVALDDAEASAWLRTITDLRLVLAARLGIHEDGDEGDIHDEESAMQRAVYDWLAAVQEFLVLALRPRR, encoded by the coding sequence GTGATCCCGTTCCACCGGCGGCGGCGCGACGGTCGGGTGGTCGCCTCCTTCACCGCGGACGAAGCGCGGCTGCTGCTGTCGCTCGCCGACGAGGCGGCCGGGCTGGCGCGTGCCGCCGCGACCCCCGACGGACCGCAGGCGGACCCCGCGCTCGGGCGCCTGCTGCCCGACGCGTATCCGGACGACCCGGAGGCGTCGGCGGAGTTCCGCCGCTTCACCGCGGAGGGGCTCGCCGACCGCAAGGAGCACAACGCGCGGCTGATGGCGCGGACGCTCGGCGAGCCGGCCGGCAGACGGACCGAGGTAGCGCTCGACGACGCCGAGGCGAGCGCGTGGCTGCGGACGATCACCGACCTCCGGCTGGTCCTCGCGGCGCGGCTCGGCATCCACGAGGACGGCGACGAGGGCGACATCCACGACGAGGAGTCGGCGATGCAGCGCGCGGTCTACGACTGGCTGGCCGCGGTGCAGGAGTTCCTCGTGCTGGCGCTCCGTCCCCGTCGCTGA
- the clpS gene encoding ATP-dependent Clp protease adapter ClpS: MTDAGTLEQTGTREQTDELLELGSPWVTIVWNDPVNLMSYVTYVFQTYFGFPKAEAERRMMLVHTEGRAVVATGTREEMERHVEAMHEYGLWATLQKADA, from the coding sequence ATGACCGACGCCGGCACTCTGGAGCAGACCGGAACGCGAGAGCAGACGGATGAGCTTCTCGAACTCGGCTCGCCGTGGGTGACGATCGTCTGGAACGACCCCGTCAACCTGATGAGCTATGTGACCTACGTGTTCCAGACGTACTTCGGCTTCCCCAAGGCAGAGGCGGAGCGGCGCATGATGCTGGTGCACACGGAGGGCCGCGCGGTCGTCGCGACGGGCACCCGCGAGGAGATGGAACGGCACGTGGAGGCCATGCACGAGTACGGCCTGTGGGCGACGCTGCAGAAGGCGGACGCGTGA
- a CDS encoding baeRF8 domain-containing protein, whose product MEYKDIPTQADVERIAGFRQPGCVSVYLPTGTTPAEADRARIELKNHLASAQRALEKLEVPRSRMQTIQAEGERILDDRDFWRYQSRSLAVFLDGELAETFRLPNRLTTACEIADRFYVKPLLRALTFPQTALILALAGNSVRLLRITPDQSPERIDVPGMPTDAASAVGLPSISGRQADGRIQGSEGHKVRMLEYVQAIERALHPLLANSTEPLILAAAEPLLGIFKGAGEHPHLVSEVIGGNPEDKTDEELAAAARGVLDRLYASKVAALRETYEARIAAGTALVDLSDIARAATFGAVESLVIDIDRRVPGTVDDETGAITFGDDDTPGEYGVVDEILRRALASKAKVYALRAEDVPGGGAAAAAVRFPV is encoded by the coding sequence GTGGAGTACAAGGACATCCCGACCCAGGCCGACGTCGAACGGATAGCCGGCTTCCGGCAGCCCGGATGCGTCAGCGTCTACCTGCCGACCGGGACGACCCCGGCCGAGGCCGACCGCGCCCGCATCGAGCTGAAGAACCACCTGGCGTCGGCCCAGCGGGCACTCGAGAAGCTCGAGGTGCCGCGGTCGCGCATGCAGACCATCCAGGCCGAGGGGGAGCGGATCCTCGACGACCGCGACTTCTGGCGCTACCAGTCGCGGTCGCTCGCGGTGTTCCTCGACGGCGAGCTGGCAGAGACCTTCCGCCTACCGAACCGGCTGACCACCGCGTGCGAGATCGCGGACCGCTTCTACGTGAAGCCGTTGCTGCGTGCGCTCACGTTCCCGCAGACCGCGCTCATCCTCGCCCTCGCAGGCAACTCGGTGCGCCTGCTGCGGATCACGCCCGACCAGTCGCCCGAGCGGATCGACGTGCCGGGGATGCCGACGGATGCGGCCTCGGCCGTCGGGCTTCCGTCGATCAGTGGACGGCAGGCCGACGGGCGCATCCAGGGCTCCGAAGGGCACAAGGTGCGGATGCTGGAGTACGTGCAGGCGATCGAGCGCGCCCTGCACCCGCTGCTCGCCAACTCGACCGAGCCGCTCATCCTCGCCGCCGCGGAGCCGCTGCTGGGCATCTTCAAGGGGGCGGGGGAGCATCCGCACCTCGTCTCCGAGGTGATCGGCGGCAATCCGGAGGACAAGACCGACGAGGAGCTGGCGGCAGCCGCGCGCGGCGTGCTCGACCGGCTGTACGCGAGCAAGGTCGCCGCGCTCCGCGAGACGTACGAGGCGCGCATCGCCGCCGGGACGGCCCTCGTCGATCTCAGCGACATCGCGCGCGCCGCGACCTTCGGCGCGGTCGAGTCGCTCGTCATCGACATCGACCGCAGGGTGCCGGGCACCGTCGACGACGAGACCGGCGCGATCACGTTCGGCGATGACGACACCCCGGGCGAGTACGGCGTGGTGGATGAGATCCTCCGCCGCGCGCTCGCCTCGAAGGCGAAGGTCTATGCGCTCCGGGCGGAGGACGTGCCGGGCGGCGGCGCGGCCGCTGCCGCGGTCCGCTTCCCGGTCTGA